From the genome of Streptomyces sp. NBC_00523:
CAGGTTGGAGGCGGTGATCGAGGTGCTGATGCCGTCGGGGTGTCCAGCCTCGGCCAGCAGTGCGCGGGCCTTGGTGAGCGAACGCTCGAAGGGCTTCACGGACGCGTCGAAACCGAAGGCGCCGCGCGGGATCATCGCCGGGACCTCGGTGGCCTTCCCGCCGAGCACGGCCTTGATGAGCAGGGGCACGTCGATGGCGTGGTTGAGCGCCTGCCGTACGCGCCGGTCACGCAGCGGTCCCTCGGTGAGGGTGTCGAGCGACAGATACGAGGTGCGGATGCCGGTGTGGTGGCCGATCTCCACGCCCGGGTAGCCGGCCAGTTGCTGCGCCGCGTCGGGGGTCATGCCCGCCACGATGTCGACGCCCCCGCTCTGCAGCGCGGCCAGCGCGGAGGAGGAGTTGGGGGCGGGTACGAAGACGAGCTCGTCGACGTGCGGGCGGCCCTGCCAGTGGTGGTCGTAGGCGGCGAGGCGCAGTTCGTGGTCGCGCTGCCAGCGCCGGAACGTGAACGGGCCGGTGCCCACCGGGTGCGCGGCGAAGCCCTCGTCGCCGACCTTCGCGAGGTAGCGCGGGGGTACGACGACGCCGCCGAACAGGGACAGCTTCGCGGGAAGGATCGGGTCGTGCACCGAGGTGCGGACATCGACCGTGTACGGGTCGACCACCTTGACGCCTTCGACGTAACGCAGTTCCACGATGGGCGACTTCGTCGCGGGGTCGAGCAGCCGCTCGATGCTGAAGCGAACGGCCTCGGCGTCGCACGGCTCCCCGTTGTGGAAGGTGACGCCCCGGCGCAGCTCGAACCGCCACGCCTTGGGCTCAACGGCCTTCCAGGACAGGGCGATCCGCGGCTGGAGCGAGTTGTCGCGGCCCCGCGTGGTGAGCGTGTCGAACATGTTGATCAGGGCGTTCATCGACGTCATGTCGCCCTGCTTGTGCGGGTCCATCGTCTTCGGGTCCCCGGTCTGGGAGACCCGCAGCACATTGCCGGCCGAGGCCGCCGAGGGGGCTCCGCACCCGGTCAGCAGGGCGGGAGCGGCGAGAGCGGGCACCGCGAGGCCACTCAGGCGCAGCACCGAACGGCGGGAGAACCCGAGTCCCGGGCCGCCTCCCCCTTCACGTATTCGTTCCATTGGACAACACACTCGTTCCGGTGAATGGAATGCAGTTCGGGTAAGGTAGGCCACATGGGGAAACCGGTCAACAGTCGTTCGCAGAAGCAGACCTCCGCCGCGCTGCCCGTCGGCGCCTCCGGAGCGGATATCGCACCGCCCGCCCCCGGCCCGGTGGACAAGGCGATGGAAGTCCTGACGGCCCTCGCCGAGGCGGGCGCCCCGCATCGCCTCGCGGACCTCGCCCGGAGTACGGGACTGGCCAAACCGACCGTGCACCGACTGCTCCGCGCGCTCGCCGCGTCGGGCTACGCCGAGCCGGGCCCAGGGGGCAGCTACCGGCCGGGACCCCGGCTCCTCGGCCTGGCCGCGGGTGTGCTCGCCGACGACGCCGCGCTGCGCAGGGTCGGGCCGGTTCTGGACGAACTCCGCGTGCGCACCGGGCTGTTCGCTTCGTACGTGGTCCGCGACGACCGCACCGTCATCCATCTGGACGTCCGCGCTCCGGCGCAGGACTTCGGCCTCGGCCTGAGCCCCGGCTTCCGCGAACCGCTCACCTCGGGGGCAGCGGGCCTCGCCCTGCTCGCCGACCTGCCGGCCGCGGAGCGCGAACCGCTGTCCGCCGGCCCCGACGGTGCGCCCGCCGACGAGGTGACCCGCGCGGTCCTGTCCGCGGCGGCCCGGGACGGCTACGCCTTCGACGGCTC
Proteins encoded in this window:
- a CDS encoding ABC transporter substrate-binding protein, which encodes MERIREGGGGPGLGFSRRSVLRLSGLAVPALAAPALLTGCGAPSAASAGNVLRVSQTGDPKTMDPHKQGDMTSMNALINMFDTLTTRGRDNSLQPRIALSWKAVEPKAWRFELRRGVTFHNGEPCDAEAVRFSIERLLDPATKSPIVELRYVEGVKVVDPYTVDVRTSVHDPILPAKLSLFGGVVVPPRYLAKVGDEGFAAHPVGTGPFTFRRWQRDHELRLAAYDHHWQGRPHVDELVFVPAPNSSSALAALQSGGVDIVAGMTPDAAQQLAGYPGVEIGHHTGIRTSYLSLDTLTEGPLRDRRVRQALNHAIDVPLLIKAVLGGKATEVPAMIPRGAFGFDASVKPFERSLTKARALLAEAGHPDGISTSITASNLDANVAEAIAGLLARAGVRARVNLLDPGTYSQRLTSSNHGALGPIYLAASTVWTMDGESMLQSNVRSDRRQSRWHHKRADQLVDREELSVDPDVRRRAFSELQQLIKDEAPFVPLYQIDNIYVHNTRPSWTPGAAGVLDMASAKVAV
- a CDS encoding IclR family transcriptional regulator, which encodes MGKPVNSRSQKQTSAALPVGASGADIAPPAPGPVDKAMEVLTALAEAGAPHRLADLARSTGLAKPTVHRLLRALAASGYAEPGPGGSYRPGPRLLGLAAGVLADDAALRRVGPVLDELRVRTGLFASYVVRDDRTVIHLDVRAPAQDFGLGLSPGFREPLTSGAAGLALLADLPAAEREPLSAGPDGAPADEVTRAVLSAAARDGYAFDGSDAWLDRRALAAPVRDATGRAVGALVLTGLAFTLDEAAARLYGPVVRSAAAAVSAGLAAQPGARLGLVPGHDRDTDRGAGTAGSGGAEESR